CTTTACCTTGTAGCCATTCAGACTTGATAATAAACGAAAATGGTTGCCTTTTCTCGCTTTGTTGCCGGCCTCTCAGCCGTCACGGCCTCACTCGCGGCTCCTGCGGATGTTGCCGATAGGAACGTTGAGGCACGAGGCCCGCATAACTTCTTCCTTGGGCCTGATCATCCTCTTGCTCGTCGCTCAGCTATCAATTACAACCAGGACTATACCACCGGTGGGACAGTGAACTTCTCACCGTCAACCACTGGTTTCAACCTTAATTGGAACACTCAGGAAGATTTTGTTGTTGGTGTAGGCTGGAACCCTGGTAGCAACCTGTATGTGGATATCAAATATCTATTCTATTACTCCCATTTGCTCTTATCTTCCACCAATTTGTGACACTAATCAGATGATTTGAATATCATAGTCCTATCAATTACTCAGGCACATTCAATGTCTCTAGCGGTCTTGGCAGCCTTTCCGTCTACGGATGGACTACAAACCCCCTTGTCGAGTACTACGTCATGGAGACTAACGTTGGAATCTCTACGGGTGGCTCGCAAAAGGGTACGCTCACCAGTGACGGAGGCACCTATGCTATCTGGGAGAACCAGCGCGTCAATGAGCCTTCCATTGTGGGCACAGCAACCTTCAACCAGTACATTTCTATCCGAAGCTCACCACGGAGCAGCGGCACTGTCACTATTCAGAACCACTTCGACGCGTGGGCTAAGGCTGGTTTGAATCTCGGTACCATGAACTTCCAAGTAATCGCCGTCGAGAGCTGGAGCGGCAGCGGATCCGCGTCGCAGCAAGTCTCCAATGGTGGAAATGGAAACACTGGAACCCCAACCTCATCGGCACCTTCTTCCGGTCCCACAGGcagctgctctgctctgtaTGGTCAGTGCGGTGGCATTGGCTGGAATGGCCCTACATGCTGCTCATCGGGAACTTGCAAGGTGGGAAATTCATACTACTCTCAGTGCCTATAAATTATACCTTCAAAAGGTGATCACTATCAAGGGTAGGAGTTGATCGGTGGGTGGAGGTGACTAAATTGAGAGGGGCATCAGAATTCTTGAAATAAACCGTCTTCGCGCAAGAGATCGAACAACAGAGAGCGAATGGTCAAGTTTCTTGCAGTGCGCCTGTCTGAAGATAGATAGTACAAAATATTTCTATGATCGTAATCCTTTTTCATCTACATAGCGATACTAGCCAATGTACTCTGCTTGATTTGACTTGAATGGTCCTAATCTGAAACCGGCTTCTACAGTAGCCTCTCCAGTCGGCAATAGAATAGTGATGTCAGCATATAATAATCTTCATCAAAGGCCAGAAAGTGGTAATGTTGTGATATTTGATTAGTTCGGCTCCGAAAGATCCATAGCCAAATTGTATTCGTGTGGGAATTTGTTTCCACACAGCTGCATATGAGGGATACCAACAGTGAATATATCACTAAGACCTTATACAATGTCTCAGCTCAACTTGCCTGATACTGATCTCCCAGACAGGCTAATGGACTCTGCAACAGGTATTGTTCTTCTGTGTAAAACTTATAGGATATTACAATATAACTGAAACAAAACACCCTGGAGTCATTGCTTGCGTCGCTTTTAGCTATCAGGCTGCTTTCACCAAGTTAGTTGATGACCGTTGACTATATTAACACTTGCATTATAATATATCCCGAAACTCCGTCAAACCTGTTAAGATGCACCGATCCTCTTTAAATGAATAAAATTATCAATATATTGTTTTCGGCTACATGAGAACTGCTCTTTCTCCTATCAAAGGCTTACATAGCTGTCTCATAAGATAAATTCATTACTCAAGCTAATGTGTTTCATTGCTTTTGTTTATGCACAAATAAATAGCCAATGGAAGCATATTAACATGAATTCGAGTAACTTAACTGTTAAAAATACAAGCCATGTATTTTATAATCTGAATTTGTGAAATAAGCGGAGCTATCCTGTCCAAACAGTGTAAATGAAACTTCTGCGTGTGACAGTTACTGCATGTGTATTGACGTAATAGTAAGTATTGTGAAGATggcaacaagagaaaaaggaactATACTCGCCCATGAAGTTTAAAAGAACATTTATCCCAAATTTCAGTGTAGTATTTCTGGGTAGCCTAGGTTATAACATTGCAAATTATAGCAAAAAACGTCCGAGATATCTTGTATCTTGGCTTTGCAGCATAGGTCACTCTTATTTTGTGCCTAATAAATCCTAATCGCTTTATATCTAGAATGCGATAATACATGTTGTTATGTATTGATATGCAGATCAGTTACGGCTTATCCATAAATTTCCTCGTTAATGACAGCTGCCGGTATTCCTTCCAAGCGCTTCTTCAAAATAAGCACAGCACATCGAGCAGTACCAACACCTAGAGTCCAGCCGGATCCTCCATGCCCGTAATTATGAATTAGCGGAAAGGTTGCCACTTCATCAGCCCTCACTTTGACATTCCTTTTAGTAAAAGGTCGAAGGCCCTGTGCAAATTCATATTGGGGAACAAATCCAGCATGTAGCAGATTCTTAACAAAGGAACCCGCTCTGTTCCACATCATCTGGACCTCTGGTGACTCTGGAGTAAGATTTTTTGTACTGATATTGGGCTGCACAATTGATCCGACATATAAAACGTCGTCATTGCGAGGGACAATGAAAACCGTCTTGGTAGGATGATGGTTGCTATCCTTTTGCGCAGGAACCAAATATGCATCGTTTAGATGTCTAAATGAACCCTTGTGTGTGTTTTCAACGCGCCGAACAGCTCCGCGGACGGGAAAAACATCGTCATCAGCCGCCACTGTCTTGGCACCGAGACCAGTGGCATTCACAATGGCGTCTGCCCCATGGTCTCTCAATAGTTGTAAGCCAAGCTCATGCCTGATGTCGCTTTCGATTTTTCGCGTTTCCATGCTTGCTCCTTTGGCTGTAACCACCGCCATAAGATATGCCATTGCTTTGTCTGTATTCACAATGGGCGCTCTGTGGCTGTATGCGCTCTTGAGTTCTTGCCCATTCAAGCTTGGCTCGATGACTTTGTCGAATTGTTTATTCCATTCCGACTTCTTTGCTTCCGTCGTCCTGCTATATTTCTTCACATCCTTCTTGAGCGGGCTCTTCTCTATCTCCTGTAGTTTCAGAGCCTCTTCATAATTGGGATCATCCTTCTTCAATTGAGACAGGTCGTCCAAAAAGAACTGGTGGAGGTGGGTGAATTTCAAACCAAAAGATCCACCGTTCCTTTCATAGGTGTTGAACACTTGCTCATACTTCTCGTAAAACTCATAGCTCTGCAGAGCCCATTCTCGATAATGCTCAATAGCAGCCCAGCCTTTGCCCGGCGATTCAATCTCAGTCAACCCACATCCACC
The Trichoderma asperellum chromosome 7, complete sequence DNA segment above includes these coding regions:
- a CDS encoding uncharacterized protein (CAZy:GH11~SECRETED:SignalP(1-19)), whose protein sequence is MVAFSRFVAGLSAVTASLAAPADVADRNVEARGPHNFFLGPDHPLARRSAINYNQDYTTGGTVNFSPSTTGFNLNWNTQEDFVVGVGWNPGSNLPINYSGTFNVSSGLGSLSVYGWTTNPLVEYYVMETNVGISTGGSQKGTLTSDGGTYAIWENQRVNEPSIVGTATFNQYISIRSSPRSSGTVTIQNHFDAWAKAGLNLGTMNFQVIAVESWSGSGSASQQVSNGGNGNTGTPTSSAPSSGPTGSCSALYGQCGGIGWNGPTCCSSGTCKVGNSYYSQCL
- a CDS encoding uncharacterized protein (EggNog:ENOG41~TransMembrane:1 (i58-75o)), whose product is MTVVPNIASERNVVVLKAKRHKIDTLDYSSGIQYEYPEISLSTDSTPLVKPTKESKHILILGGGVSGLLIAWMLLDEGYRVTIIADDWAWTKDFEKSRMASQVAGALWEFPPGGCGLTEIESPGKGWAAIEHYREWALQSYEFYEKYEQVFNTYERNGGSFGLKFTHLHQFFLDDLSQLKKDDPNYEEALKLQEIEKSPLKKDVKKYSRTTEAKKSEWNKQFDKVIEPSLNGQELKSAYSHRAPIVNTDKAMAYLMAVVTAKGASMETRKIESDIRHELGLQLLRDHGADAIVNATGLGAKTVAADDDVFPVRGAVRRVENTHKGSFRHLNDAYLVPAQKDSNHHPTKTVFIVPRNDDVLYVGSIVQPNISTKNLTPESPEVQMMWNRAGSFVKNLLHAGFVPQYEFAQGLRPFTKRNVKVRADEVATFPLIHNYGHGGSGWTLGVGTARCAVLILKKRLEGIPAAVINEEIYG